A single region of the bacterium genome encodes:
- the trpS gene encoding tryptophan--tRNA ligase has protein sequence MTIISGIQPSGRLHVGNALGAVRHWLGLQGDGTNRCFFFIADWHSLTEEYDPAQKVAQVRELGAELLALGIDPERAALFRQSDVPEHLELAWYFNCVTPMAELQRMTQFKDKVGHGESPNVGLFSYPVLMAADILAYSQDRDTQGVGVPVGDDQKQHIEFTNHIGRWFNNRYGETFPEVQGLHTETARIMSLKDPSRKMSKSAGAAHCLFLDDEPEVVMKKLKSAVTETTPSSSPSGRGGGQSAGVQTLFAILEAYAPHEVVARFREQLADGSIRYSELKSAVAEHFIEAHADFRRRKAELMAHPEQIDAALTHGAERARAVAQTTLRTIRQRVGIA, from the coding sequence ATGACGATTATTTCGGGTATACAACCCTCTGGACGATTGCATGTTGGCAACGCGCTCGGTGCGGTGCGGCATTGGTTGGGGTTGCAGGGGGACGGCACCAACCGGTGCTTCTTCTTCATTGCGGATTGGCACTCGCTGACGGAGGAATACGATCCGGCGCAGAAGGTCGCGCAGGTGCGGGAGCTTGGGGCGGAGCTGTTGGCGTTGGGGATTGATCCGGAACGCGCGGCGCTCTTTCGGCAGTCCGATGTGCCGGAGCACTTGGAGCTGGCGTGGTACTTCAACTGCGTGACGCCGATGGCGGAGCTCCAGCGGATGACGCAGTTCAAGGATAAGGTGGGGCACGGCGAGTCGCCCAATGTGGGGCTCTTCTCCTATCCGGTGCTCATGGCGGCGGACATCCTCGCGTACAGCCAAGACCGCGACACGCAGGGCGTCGGCGTTCCCGTGGGCGATGACCAGAAGCAGCACATCGAGTTTACAAACCACATCGGGCGGTGGTTCAACAATCGGTACGGCGAGACGTTTCCGGAAGTGCAGGGACTCCACACGGAGACCGCGCGCATCATGTCGCTCAAGGACCCGTCGCGGAAGATGTCGAAGTCCGCGGGTGCGGCGCACTGCTTGTTTTTGGATGATGAGCCGGAGGTCGTCATGAAGAAGCTCAAGAGCGCGGTGACGGAGACCACCCCCTCCAGCTCCCCCTCTGGAAGAGGGGGAGGGCAAAGTGCGGGGGTGCAGACGTTGTTTGCGATTCTCGAAGCGTACGCGCCGCATGAGGTCGTTGCGCGCTTCCGAGAGCAACTTGCGGATGGCTCGATCCGGTACAGCGAGCTGAAATCTGCGGTCGCTGAGCACTTCATTGAGGCGCACGCGGACTTCCGCAGGCGCAAGGCCGAGCTCATGGCACACCCGGAACAAATTGATGCCGCGCTCACGCACGGCGCCGAGCGCGCGCGCGCCGTCGCGCAGACGACGCTCCGCACGATACGTCAGCGCGTTGGCATTGCGTGA